The DNA region GCGTGCCGCTGCCGGAGGCGGAGGCGGGCGCATGAGGTACCGCCGCGTGCTCGCGCTGGTGGAGCAGGGCGCCGACGCCGGCCCGGCGCTCGGGGCCGTCCGCGCGCTCGCGCCGGAGGCGGAGTCGCTGGGCGTGGTGGCGTGCCCGCCGCTGCGGCCGCGCCCGTGGCTGCCGGGGGCGGCCGCGCCGGCGCCGGCCGGCGTCGCGGAGGCCGGGTGGCTCGAGCGCTTGCGGCAGGACGCGGCGCCGCTCGCGCCGCGGCTGGCGATCGGCGCGGTGCCCGATCTCGATCCCGCCGCGCTCGCGGCGCTCGCGGACGACCGCGAGGTGGACCTGGTCGTCGCGGGGCCGCTCCCGGCGGCGGGCGGCGCCGCCCTGTCCGCGCTGCGCCGCCTCCGGCCGGTCGCGGTCGCCTGGATCCCGCCGGCGGCCGCTGCGGCCGCCGCGCGGGCCGGCGGGCCGGCGCGGGAGCTGCTCTGCGTCGCGCCCGGCGAGCGCGCCCGCGCGGCGCTGGCGGGCTTCCTGCGCGACCACGGGGATCCGGGCCAGCGCGTCACCCTCCTGTCGCTCGCGGCGCCGTCGCGGGGCGAGGTCGCCGTCGCGCTGGAGGTCGCCGGCATCCGCGCACCGGTCGAGCTGGCCGGCGGCTTCGGCGCGGGGACGTGGCGCACGCTCGAGGCCGTCGCGCGGGAGCGCCGGCTGGACCTGGTGGTCCTCTCGCGCTGCCCCGGGGCGCTGCTGCGCGGCGCGCCCTGGCCGGCGCCGCTGCTGGTGCTGCCGCCGGCCGTGCCGACCCGGTCGGTGCTCCGCCGGCCGCTGGACGTGCCGGACCTCCTGGACGGCGGCGGCCCCGTCCGGCTGCGCGTCGGCTACGCCTACGGCATCGGGCGCAACCCGCCCGTCGAGGACCAGGAGCTGGCGCTCGTGGCGGACGGCCGCGTGGTCGCGCGCGTGCGCACGCGCGGCGGCGAGGCGGAGCTGCCCGCGGGGCTGGCCGCCGGCTCGCTCGGCGTGTTCCGCGCGCGCGACGCCGGGGGCCTCGACCCCGTCGCCGCGGTGGAGCGCCAGGTCGCGGTGATCCGCCCGGGCGCGCTGCCGCTGCTGCCCTTCGACGCCGAGCTCGGCCCGGAGGACCTCGCGGTCCTCGCCGGCCTGGACGGCGCCGAGCCGCTCGCGGTGCGGCTGCGCCCGACCCGGAGCTGCCACCTCGTGCGCGAGCGGCTGTGCGCCGCCGGCCTCGCGCCGCGCGTGGTGGACGCGAGCGCCGTCCTCGACGAGGGCGAGGCGGCCGACGTGGGCGAGGCGCACGACGCGGTGCGCCTGGCGCGGGTGGGCGGCCGCCTGCGGGCGGCCGGCTTCCCGGTCGCGGCGATCGTGCACCGCGGCCCGCACCCCCCCGCCGCGATCGGGTTCGACGCGCTGGAGGCGCACCAGCTCGCCGGGCGCGCCTGGCGCGCGCCGCCGCCCGCGCCGCGGCCCGCCTCGCTCGACGCGCGGCTCGACGCGGCGACGGCCGCGCCCGCGATCGAGGGGAACCGCGTCGAGCTCGAGCTCGAGAACGCCACCGCCCGCCGCTGGCTGCTCGAGGCGATCCGCGGCGCGCGCCGGACGCTCCACCTCCAGGTGTACCTCGCCACCGACGACGGCGTCGGCCGGCGGGTCGAGGCCGCGCTCGCCGGCGCCGGGCGCCGCGGCGTGACGGTGCGGGTGCTGGTGGACTCGCTGCACGGCCTGCACGGCTCCTTCGGCCTGCAGAACCCGCTGCTCTCGCGCCTCGCGGCCCGCCCCGGCGTCGAGGTGCGGGTCTCGCGCCCGGTGGCGGCGGTGCCGAGCGTCGAGGACCTGAAGCAGCGCGACCACCGCAAGCTGGTGGTGGCCGACGGCGAGGTCGCGCTGGTGGGCGGGCGGA from Anaeromyxobacter dehalogenans 2CP-C includes:
- a CDS encoding phospholipase D-like domain-containing protein encodes the protein MRYRRVLALVEQGADAGPALGAVRALAPEAESLGVVACPPLRPRPWLPGAAAPAPAGVAEAGWLERLRQDAAPLAPRLAIGAVPDLDPAALAALADDREVDLVVAGPLPAAGGAALSALRRLRPVAVAWIPPAAAAAAARAGGPARELLCVAPGERARAALAGFLRDHGDPGQRVTLLSLAAPSRGEVAVALEVAGIRAPVELAGGFGAGTWRTLEAVARERRLDLVVLSRCPGALLRGAPWPAPLLVLPPAVPTRSVLRRPLDVPDLLDGGGPVRLRVGYAYGIGRNPPVEDQELALVADGRVVARVRTRGGEAELPAGLAAGSLGVFRARDAGGLDPVAAVERQVAVIRPGALPLLPFDAELGPEDLAVLAGLDGAEPLAVRLRPTRSCHLVRERLCAAGLAPRVVDASAVLDEGEAADVGEAHDAVRLARVGGRLRAAGFPVAAIVHRGPHPPAAIGFDALEAHQLAGRAWRAPPPAPRPASLDARLDAATAAPAIEGNRVELELENATARRWLLEAIRGARRTLHLQVYLATDDGVGRRVEAALAGAGRRGVTVRVLVDSLHGLHGSFGLQNPLLSRLAARPGVEVRVSRPVAAVPSVEDLKQRDHRKLVVADGEVALVGGRNLAHEYYTGFDEVRVGPRTPWREVPWLDGGARVRGPAVAAVERAFLEAWTGAGGAPFDVTEPGAAGAQRVRVVVHRGLRDASTLEAYLALVESARHRLLAVNGFPLLLELEHALARALRRGVRVQVLFGEVTPTHGGEPFEGPWATARTAATWLVHSRIDALVAAGAEAWLLAVRDVPGWSPELGLVRPHVHAKAMIADGRACAVGSANLDVTASYWEDELLLVVEDEAAAGAFEARVQALLAGSTRVDRADPAWQRRVRARDWARHWPGILSI